One region of Plasmodium vivax chromosome 7, whole genome shotgun sequence genomic DNA includes:
- a CDS encoding hypothetical protein, conserved (encoded by transcript PVX_098920A), protein MYKFLAACYSLTTVFFLPNESKIIEGNLNVSPEVGGNRYISLDKNNINDFIKVKENNFLFSVTCKTSTFLSGVKNYVLRKVSSSLDLLESLRSDRVNPENVEALEGVVERTWDRENKEFLATTRKLIEQYTDSDLFILQIGLNSIASAIIDRHENVIFVEEDVEVCKNYFFHKNNRCLLLLKGVEFYCLKDDEGDEEKYIHGTLDLITKIYQNRNNQVIDVLIVSHKYPVALLYYVYPYMDSSTLVILMDNLNHQMKEAIFEYYNFVGEADFSRSFEKRFFSSYGEDSPSEGTHHNDGTPSDGTQHKYEFNENAYIHSKMKQSPFYVVTLNPKIMMNPAQNRYKFFISKEYTSSYETQITRMIKDIEKLLKLNGTFYTKNKVLVQNYFSVINDFEFDNDEHVKKHVTDMLTAILNAFATTGDINKNNYNYALESLGNIFQLMLYNVYNNSKFKMLFTPLIDFFKLYLNKDDANYIMYEFLLYGLIKNSAQVASYELKELLFLDVLRDVSKTVNRLSIGEVIQVVTKLNILLKKLRSREDITHVKEYVRRDFDLDYINNEL, encoded by the exons ATGTATAAATTTCTGGCTGCCTGCTATTCGCTGACgacggttttttttttgcctaatGAATCGAAAATTATCGAAGGGAATTTAAACGTGTCCCCCGAAGTGGGCG GAAACAGATACATCTCCTTGgacaaaaataacataaacGACTTCATCAAGGTGAAGGAAAACAACTTCCTGTTCAGCGTCACCTGCAAGACGTCCACGTTTTTGAGCGGCGTGAAGAACTACGTTCTACGTAAGGTGTCTTCCTCGCTGG acCTGCTGGAGTCTCTCCGGTCGGATCGCGTGAACCCCGAGAATGTAGAGGCCCTCGAAGGCGTCGTGGAAAGGACGTGGGACCGAGAAAACAAGGAGTTCCTAGCCACGACGAGGAAGCTAATCGAGCAGTACACGGACAGCGACTTGTTCATACTGCAAATAGGGCTGAACAGCATCGCATCAGCAATTATTGACAGGCATGAGAATGTAATTTTTGTAGAGGAAGATGTAGAAgtgtgtaaaaattatttcttccaCAAAAATAATAGGTGTCTGTTACTGCTGAAGGGAGTGGAATTCTACTGCCTTAAAGATGATGAGGGAGATGAGGAGAAGTACATACACGGCACACTAgatttaattacaaaaatttacCAAAACAGAAACAACCAAGTGATAGATGTGCTCATCGTCAGTCACAAGTACCCGGTGGCCTTGCTGTACTACGTGTACCCGTACATGGACTCCTCCACGCTGGTCATCCTAATGGATAACTTAAACCACCAGATGAAGGAGGCCATTTTTGAGTACTACAATTTTGTAGGCGAGGCGGACTTTTCCAGGAGCTTCGAGAAGcgcttcttcagctcctACGGGGAGGACTCCCCCAGTGAAGGCACCCACCACAATGATGGCACTCCCAGTGATGGCACCCAGCACAAATACGAGTTCAACGAAAACGCATACATCCacagcaaaatgaagcagtCCCCATTCTACGTAGTCACCCTGAACCCGAAGATCATGATGAACCCAGCGCAAAATCGatacaaatttttcatttccaagGAGTACACCTCCTCCTACGAAACGCAAATTACAAGAATGATAAAGGACATCGAAAAATTGCTCAAGCTGAATGGTACCTTCTACACAAAGAACAAAGTGCTGGTTCAAAACTACTTCTCTGTAATAAATGATTTTGAATTTGACAACGATGAGCATGTGAAGAAGCACGTGACGGATATGCTGACTGCCATTCTGAATGCCTTTGCCACCACAGGAGATATAAATAAGaacaattataattatgcCTTGGAGAGTTTGGGCAATATCTTCCAATTGATGCTATATAATGTTTATAACAActcaaaatttaaaatgctATTCACCCCCCTAATcgacttcttcaaattgtacCTAAATAAAGATGACGCAAATTATATCATGTATGAGTTTCTTCTCTATGGCCTGATTAAGAACTCTGCCCAGGTTGCCTCCTACGAGTTGAAGGAACTCCTCTTCCTGGATGTTCTGAGAGACGTCTCCAAGACGGTGAATCGACTCTCCATCGGGGAAGTCATTCAAGTCGTTACCAAGCTGAACATCCTCCTCAAGAAACTCAGGTCCAGGGAGGACATCACGCATGTGAAGGAGTACGTCAGGCGGGACTTCGACCTGGACTACATCAACAACGAGTTGTAG
- a CDS encoding exoribonuclease, putative (encoded by transcript PVX_098910A), whose translation MGVPTFYRWLVTRYPKIAKATYETRDSDVYARRTKIRDGHRDGHRDGHRDGEGKATYRVPDLSDYVNNTDETHCSDNINGYFDNLYLDMNGIIHLCSHSDNSKRAKSNEEIFLNIFLYIERLFDIIEPKKLLYMAIDGVAPKAKMNQQRSRRFKSILCSEIERNAYIQLREKFLSENRVVPEEFTFWDSNIITPGTQFMYELSVALKYFVEHKITNDEKWKNIVVIFSDANVCGEGEHKIFNFIKSQRAQPGYDPNTRHVIHGMDADLIMLSLASHEPYFYILREIIILDSKGEEKVQNKDFVGMLKSKQDLPLCTTHMRKTKRMYTKYNDPHYANISRSHNCLINSENWNELQILDLTILREYLSKDFFFDSTYNLERCIDDFIFICFLCGNDFLPHLPSISIAAGSIDQLVLLYQKVLPVLGDYLINEGKINLKPFSKYVSFIAEVERETFISQYDFKKKREKRDQQKDSLKRVKCTDEQNDGSGNIAAMLADAPRNSRDCNNVGAEHGNSSRGSIQFKDVNVRKGSGQSDAMVGATQAGAASASSLTSAATPAPVNKKMLYESKIQSMQPIRNFKFKEKKGEKSINFLVRPASSSISEQAPNNEPSSSQSVIEEEAPSSGEAAQCKAQPNGEAAAQPGGAPPKGDLQRDVEDEETKRINDINEFNMLLKEAIKKANECENPKEDVELGGDENPELIRIKYYKSKFHLDETDYVDDFVKEVVYKYIEGLAWVLSYYFQSCPMWHWYYPYYYAPLSSDLIIDNVNFTFQKDEPILPLEQLLCVLPSNSSHCLPKGYRELMVRHDSPIIDFYPKTFKEEENGKKYKYQWVILLPFVDKERIIKHARELNDTLTEEEKKRNRRGMNKIYMNCSHALSKQITKSIKAYVKEMKGGVEKKHEADASGNANANANVSAPAGSTVDGGPTHEGDAVAQQQKGGGTANNTANSNSSGNAYDHFFKNMNLTIQISNNREMNLFGYLNCKHEDSDVNILKKIFKFSSNFSTTCNSAFFVQPELIKHRSSLLPNHRRPRKVLTVVDINNEERKLRFNAPAAKRMILNSLSTNHPHIYSYAKGSQPRSHVINYGGGGYGGGGHGGGGYGGGYGGGYGNGGYGNGGYGNGGYGGGGHGGGYGGGGYGSGGYGSGGYGSGGYGGHVGRDHRNNYGSANYSSHAGAPKNHAPYHHGPNYQGHQNHQAHQSQNQNKNQNPSYGNSYPPQTYKNVVMHKVPKNAAPAHTYDSKKESSYNSAYDSSYASHRNPPSRENPNYDAPYNTSHNSRYKNESRGGYGGHGGHTHGNYKHHGGYGNYGNHNSSHNSEVNQHKRDTFKGSAQNGAPGINKKANYNGRSVPYKDREY comes from the coding sequence ATGGGAGTACCCACCTTCTACCGATGGCTGGTTACGAGGTACCCAAAAATAGCCAAAGCAACCTACGAGACGAGAGACAGCGATGTGTACGCGAGGAGAACGAAGATCCGCGACGGGCACCGCGATGGGCACCGCGACGGGCACCGTGATGGTGAGGGGAAGGCCACCTATAGAGTACCAGACCTGAGCGATTACGTAAACAACACAGATGAAACCCACTGCTCAGACAACATAAATGGCTACTTTGACAATTTGTACCTTGACATGAACGGAATAATTCACCTGTGCTCCCACAGTGATAATAGCAAGAGAGCCAAAAGTAacgaagaaatatttttaaatatcttCTTGTACATAGAACGTCTCTTCGATATAATCGAGCCGAAGAAACTTCTCTACATGGCCATTGACGGAGTAGCTCCCAAGGCCAAAATGAACCAGCAGAGGAGTCGAAGGTTTAAGTCTATCCTCTGCTCAGAAATTGAAAGAAATGCCTATATCCAATTGAGGGAGAAATTTTTATCCGAAAATCGAGTAGTTCCAGAGGAGTTCACCTTCTGGGATAGTAACATTATAACGCCAGGCACCCAGTTCATGTACGAATTGTCAGTTGctttgaaatattttgtggagcataaaattacaaatgatgagaagtggaagaataTTGTGGTCATTTTTTCTGATGCTAATGTGTGTGGAGAAGGggaacataaaatatttaatttcatAAAATCGCAGAGGGCTCAGCCGGGGTACGATCCTAACACGAGACATGTAATTCACGGGATGGATGCTGACCTAATTATGTTATCGCTAGCTAGCCATGAGCcgtatttttacattttaaggGAAATTATTATCTTAGATTCTAAGGGAGAGGAGAAGGTGCAGAATAAAGACTTCGTGGGGATGCTCAAGAGCAAGCAGGATTTACCCCTCTGTACCACCCACATGAGAAAAACCAAAAGAATGTACACCAAATATAATGACCCACATTATGCGAACATAAGTAGAAGCCACAACTGTTTGATTAACAGTGAAAATTGGAACGAATTGCAAATTTTAGACTTAACCATTTTGAGGGAGTACCTTTCGAAGGACTTCTTCTTCGACTCGACTTACAACTTGGAAAGGTGCATTGacgattttattttcatttgcttTCTCTGTGGAAATGACTTTCTGCCACATTTGCCTTCCATTTCGATTGCCGCGGGGAGTATAGACCAGCTAGTTTTGCTATACCAGAAGGTGCTGCCCGTGCTGGGGGACTACCTAATTAACGAGGGGAAAATCAATTTGAAGCCCTTTTCCAAATATGTGTCCTTCATCGCGGAGGTCGAAAGGGAAACGTTCATTTCGCAGTACGAttttaagaagaagagggaaaagaggGACCAGCAGAAGGACTCCCTAAAGAGGGTTAAGTGCACCGATGAGCAAAATGATGGCTCCGGCAACATCGCCGCCATGCTGGCGGATGCTCCGAGAAACAGTCGCGATTGTAATAATGTGGGTGCGGAACATGGTAATTCAAGTAGAGGAAGTATACAGTTTAAGGACGTCAACGTGAGGAAGGGCAGCGGTCAGAGCGACGCCATGGTAGGGGCCACCCAAGCGGGGGCAGCCTCAGCGAGCTCGCTCACCTCCGCGGCCACGCCTGCACCTGTGAATAAGAAGATGCTATACGAGTCCAAAATACAGAGCATGCAGCCGATTAGGAACTTCAAATTTAAGGAAAAGAAGGGCGAGAAGAGCATCAACTTCCTCGTGCGCCCGGCGTCGTCTTCCATTTCGGAGCAGGCGCCCAACAACGAGCCGTCCTCTTCGCAGAGCGTCATCGAGGAGGAGGCCCCATCATCGGGGGAGGCGGCACAATGTAAGGCTCAACCCAACGGGGAGGCGGCAGCACAACCGGGGGGCgctccccccaaaggagacCTCCAACGGGACGTGGAAGACGAGGAAACCAAGCGGATCAACGACATTAACGAGTTTAACATGCTCCTTAAGGAGGCGATCAAAAAGGCAAACGAATGTGAAAACCCGAAGGAGGACGTAGAGCTTGGGGGGGATGAAAACCCAGAATTGATCAGAATAAAATACTACAAGTCGAAGTTTCATTTAGACGAGACCGACTATGTAGACGACTTCGTGAAAGAAGTGGTGTACAAATACATTGAGGGGTTGGCCTGGGTGCTTTCCTATTATTTCCAATCCTGCCCCATGTGGCATTGGTACTACCCCTACTACTATGCCCCGCTGTCTTCAGACCTAATCATTGACAATGTGAATTTCACCTTCCAGAAGGACGAGCCGATTCTTCCCCTTGAGCAGCTACTGTGTGTGTTGCCCTCGAATTCGAGTCACTGCCTACCGAAGGGGTACCGAGAGTTAATGGTCAGACATGATTCCCCCATTATAGATTTTTACCCGAAAACTTttaaggaggaagaaaacggGAAGAAGTACAAATACCAGTGGGTTATCCTTCTGCCTTTTGTAGACAAGGAGAGGATTATCAAACATGCCAGAGAGCTGAATGACACCTTgacggaggaggagaagaagaggaatcGCAGGGGgatgaacaaaatttatatgaacTGCTCACACGCTCTTTCGAAGCAGATTACCAAGTCGATAAAGGCCTACGTGAAGGAAATGAAGGGGGGGGTTGAGAAGAAGCACGAGGCGGATGCGAGTGGCAATGCGAATGCTAATGCGAATGTGAGCGCGCCCGCTGGCAGTACCGTCGACGGGGGGCCGACCCACGAGGGAGACGCGGTCGCGCAGCAGCAGAAGGGGGGCGGCACCGCAAACAACACCGCaaacagcaacagcagcggAAACGCGTACGACCATTTTTTCAAGAACATGAACCTGACCATCCAGATAAGCAACAACCGAGAGATGAACCTGTTTGGCTACCTCAACTGCAAACACGAAGACAGCGACgttaacattttaaagaagatttttaaattctcgTCCAATTTTTCCACCACGTGCAATAGCGCGTTCTTCGTCCAGCCAGAACTTATAAAGCACCGCTCATCCCTTTTGCCAAACCATAGGAGACCAAGGAAGGTGCTCACCGTGGTTGACATCAACAACGAGGAGAGGAAACTCAGGTTCAACGCGCCCGCGGCCAAGAGGATGATCTTGAACAGCCTAAGTACCAACCACCCGCATATTTACTCCTACGCGAAGGGGAGCCAGCCGAGGAGTCACGTCATAAATTATGGGGGCGGCGGTTACGGGGGTGGCGGCCACGGAGGAGGTGGCTACGGAGGTGGCTACGGAGGTGGGTACGGAAACGGAGGTTATGGAAACGGAGGTTATGGAAACGGAGGCTATGGAGGTGGCGGTCACGGAGGTGGCTACGGAGGAGGCGGCTATGGAAGTGGTGGCTACGGAAGTGGCGGCTACGGAAGCGGCGGATACGGGGGCCACGTTGGCCGGGACCACCGAAACAACTACGGCAGCGCGAATTACAGCTCGCACGCGGGTGCCCCCAAGAACCACGCGCCCTACCACCACGGCCCAAATTACCAGGGCCACCAAAATCATCAAGCCCATCAAAGTCAAAATCAGAATAAAAATCAAAATCCCAGCTACGGCAACAGTTACCCCCCGCAGACCTACAAAAACGTGGTCATGCACAAGGTCCCGAAAAATGCAGCCCCGGCACACACGTACgacagcaaaaaggagagcagCTATAACAGCGCCTACGACAGTAGCTATGCATCCCATAGAAACCCGCCCAGCAGGGAGAACCCGAACTATGACGCGCCATATAACACTTCCCACAATTCGAGGTACAAGAACGAGAGCCGTGGTGGGTATGGAGGTCACGGAGGGCACACCCATGGCAATTACAAACACCACGGGGGGTATGGAAACTATGGCAACCATAACAGCAGCCATAACAGTGAAGTCAACCAGCACAAGCGAGACACCTTCAAAGGCAGCGCGCAAAACGGCGCGCCAGGGATCAACAAGAAGGCCAACTACAACGGCAGATCCGTGCCGTATAAGGACAGGGAATACTGA
- a CDS encoding apoptosis-related protein, putative (encoded by transcript PVX_098905A), with product MNAEKAEANSRLLELSKRNLENKTKKELEQKQKQEEQLEQRRIIMKSLLTPDAHARCKEKKRPFKSAALEREAVLEGLAPPTRVTMSRIAIVKEEKARRIEDIIIRNSQMGLLHRKIDDEQLIKIIEQVSEQIYKKEPVIEIRRRKQFDDDDDFNEEDYT from the exons atgaacgctGAAAAGGCTGAAGCGAACTCGAGACTTCTGGAGCTTTCGAAGAGGAACCTGGAAAAT aaaacgaagaaggagctggaacagaagcagaagcagga GGAGCAGCTGGAGCAGAGGAGGATCATCATGAAGTCCCTGTTGACCCCGGATGCGCACGCACGatgtaaagaaaagaagcgtCCTTTTAAGAGTGCTGCACTCGAAAGAGAGGCAGTACTGGAAGGATTAGCACCCCCGACAAGGGTAACAA TGTCGAGGATTGCCATTGTGAAGGAAGAGAAGGCCAGGCGAATCGAGGATATAATCATCAGG AATAGCCAAATGGGTCTGCTTCACAGAAAAATCGATGACGAGCAGCTAATTAAAATTATCGAG CAAGTGAGCGAACAGATTTACAAAAAGGAACCGGTGATAGAG ATAAGACGAAGGAAACAGTtcgatgacgatgatgactTCAACGAAGAGGACTACACGTGA
- a CDS encoding hypothetical protein, conserved (encoded by transcript PVX_098925A) encodes MINGRKNRSVKTKNYIINVNCYTWINNSHGLFDYESENFYKKCFKIKCLYNYYYILKDDINVEIKNEEEINKIMLKNSSMKLICKIKYINNNYQLIPCIENTGDGGGTALAQAPGGSAVPNTDGNENAGVSGVSGGIGGVSSNNAGNNGGNNAGNGDRVEGEHGDGADNFWVIVKYLKNKSSVLHEDDIIKLGRVKLKIKKIITNVQQEREYNKSLSPFDDDECETDAPEMAAPGGSVHGVLHRGGSGPGVLLHGGPTAGMEQHPTGGNAPTDKNTISNNYVSGSINPHVSLRSSQMEEDQNVCINCGAVSNGVEESYNLYDDVDEGDEVSDAVEGSEPPREGENFPGRNANLNRGEANRPQESDINLASNNSYVDDFYLFKGNALNGELSGECRKGGRDAQSKNGQNEDDVAVFSESPFGGVLSQPSKGKTQGGGGSPIDQHSMKSLRAREHESGATNRLVEPKANCSGAISQINDGGGGTNCKRDKPEGEANQTKNTSTNENAASANLEQPPIDSHGGHANCSGSSPNLGNLSGEINSLRSKASGSNAPSGNAASGNAPSGNAASGNAASGNAPSGNAASGNAPSGNAASGGVPPNSSSNAVNFAECTNELGRSGSNEDSFRFMRKRTTCMSISCTSRGKIASTADYQTIQSKDLTQQNKSEVGTPSMYNCRICLCEYENENNPLISPCKCKGSMKYVHLNCIRTWMRGRLNVRSECSSYSFFWKQLNCELCKFPYPTYIFAQNRYLELYEIPKPDLPYIIIELMNDRNKGFYIVSLANTKCVRMGRGHDTDVRVNDISVSRFHAMIKFYNGNFYIEDCKSKFGTLIQIRKPVFFNIRRNKFIALQIGRTVMYVYMKRKNWIFLPICLKLSKTKDEDVSTLDNFSSKLMIDNNMQLENSNFEYNREAEGEADAGAANYERADEAVQDQVVGNPVVENPLVDSRMVDTAGAVDAAVGPEDLNEADTHNNSSAQELNLDSTGSIENATPSAPAGAPRNPDDAAKGGGPYEGSGGGSGGGSGGGNSADSSASRNVMNGGVAPRYY; translated from the coding sequence ATGATAAATGGTAGGAAAAACAGAAGcgtaaaaacaaaaaactaCATTATCAATGTCAACTGCTACACGTGGATCAACAACAGCCATGGGCTGTTCGATTATGaaagtgaaaatttttacaaaaaatgttttaagaTAAAGTGCCTGTACAATTACTACTACATTTTAAAGGATGACATTAAcgtggaaattaaaaatgaagaggaaataaacaaaattatgctGAAAAATTCCAGCATGAAATtgatatgtaaaataaagtatataaataataattaccaGTTGATACCCTGTATTGAGAATACGGGTGACGGGGGGGGGACTGCCCTCGCCCAGGCGCCCGGGGGCAGCGCTGTGCCCAACACTGACGGTAACGAGAATGCAGGTGTgagcggggttagcggcggtaTTGGCGGCGTCAGCAGTAACAACGCTGGTAACAACGGCGGCAACAACGCTGGTAACGGTGATCGCGTGGAGGGCGAGCATGGAGACGGCGCGGACAACTTCTGGGTCATCGTCAAGTACCTGAAGAACAAAAGCTCCGTTCTGCACGAAGACGACATCATAAAACTGGGCAGAGTTAaactgaaaataaaaaaaatcatcaccAATGTGCAGCAGGAGAGGGAGTACAACAAATCTTTGTCCCCCTTCGACGATGACGAATGTGAAACGGACGCCCCGGAAATGGCTGCCCCGGGGGGTAGTGTCCATGGAGTGCTTCACCGTGGGGGTAGTGGCCCAGGAGTGCTTCTCCACGGGGGGCCTACTGCCGGGATGGAACAACACCCCACGGGGGGAAACGCCCCAACTGATAAGAACACCATCTCGAACAACTACGTTAGTGGAAGCATCAACCCGCATGTCTCCCTGCGAAGTAGCCAAATGGAGGAGGACCAAAACGTCTGCATTAACTGTGGCGCAGTCAGTAACGGGGTGGAGGAGAGCTACAACTTGTATGATGATGTGGACGAGGGGGACGAAGTCAGCGATGCGGTGGAGGGGAGCGAGCCGCCCAGAGAGGGGGAGAACTTCCCTGGGAGAAATGCCAACTTAAACAGGGGTGAAGCGAACAGACCACAAGAGAGTGACATCAATTTAGCCTCCAACAATTCCTACGTGGAcgatttttatctttttaagGGAAACGCGCTGAATGGGGAACTGAGTGGAGAGTGCCGCAAAGGAGGGAGAGACGCACAGAGTAAGAACGGGCAGAATGAAGACGACGTAGCAGTGTTTAGTgagtccccatttggtgggGTGTTAAGCCAGCCCTcaaaggggaagacgcaGGGCGGAGGTGGTAGCCCCATTGACCAGCACAGTATGAAGTCACTACGTGCGAGGGAACATGAAAGTGGTGCGACGAACCGATTGGTGGAACCGAAGGCCAACTGCAGTGGTGCCATAAGCCAAATAAACGACGGCGGTGGGGGGACGAATTGCAAGAGGGACAAAccggagggggaagcaaaccAGACGAAGAATACCTCGACAAACGAGAACGCAGCTTCGGCTAACTTAGAACAACCCCCCATTGATTCGCATGGGGGGCACGCAAACTGCTCAGGGAGTAGCCCCAATTTGGGGAACCTATCAGGGGAAATAAATTCTCTACGTAGTAAAGCGAGTGGGAGTAATGCCCCCTCTGGAAATGCCGCTTCAGGAAATGCCCCTTCAGGAAATGCCGCTTCAGGAAATGCCGCTTCAGGAAATGCCCCTTCAGGAAATGCCGCTTCAGGAAATGCCCCTTCAGGAAATGCCGCTTCAGGAGGAGTCCCCCCGAATAGCAGCAGCAACGCCGTAAACTTCGCGGAGTGCACGAACGAGCTAGGAAGAAGTGGCAGCAACGAGGACTCATTCAGATTTATGCGAAAGAGAACCACCTGTATGAGCATATCCTGCACCAGCAGAGGGAAAATCGCGTCGACAGCGGATTACCAAACCATCCAATCGAAAGATCTAACgcagcaaaataaaagtgaaGTGGGGACGCCCAGCATGTACAACTGCAGAATATGTTTATGcgaatatgaaaatgaaaacaaccCGTTAATATCCCCATGTAAATGTAAAGGCTCTATGAAGTACGTCCATTTGAATTGCATAAGAACGTGGATGAGGGGAAGATTAAACGTGAGGAGTGAATGCTCTTCCTACTCCTTCTTCTGGAAGCAACTAAATTGTGAGTTGTGTAAATTCCCCTACCcaacttatatttttgcgCAGAACAGATACTTGGAGCTGTATGAAATCCCCAAGCCAGACCTTCCCTACATCATCATAGAATTAATGAATGATCGAAACAAGGGGTTTTACATAGTCAGCTTGGCTAACACCAAATGTGTTCGAATGGGTAGAGGCCACGACACAGATGTACGCGTAAATGACATCTCCGTTTCGAGGTTCCATGCCATGATCAAATTTTACAATGGAAATTTCTACATAGAAGATTGCAAAAGCAAATTTGGAACCCTCATTCAGATAAGGAAgccagttttttttaacatcagACGAAATAAATTCATCGCTTTGCAAATCGGAAGAACGGTCATGTATGTTTatatgaagaggaagaattggatttttcttcccatctGTTTGAAGCTCTCCAAAACGAAGGATGAGGATGTCAGCACGCTGGATAACTTCTCCTCCAAGTTGATGATTGATAATAATATGCAGCTGGAAAACAGCAACTTTGAGTACAACCGAGaagcggagggggaagcagacGCGGGAGCGGCTAATTATGAGCGTGCGGACGAGGCGGTGCAGGATCAGGTGGTGGGCAACCCTGTGGTGGAAAATCCCTTGGTGGATAGCCGCATGGTGGACACAGCTGGCGCAGTTGATGCCGCCGTGGGGCCGGAGGACCTGAACGAAGCCGACACGCACAACAACAGCAGCGCGCAGGAGCTGAACCTGGACAGCACGGGCAGCATCGAAAACGCCACGCCCAGCGCGCCCGCCGGTGCGCCGCGCAACCCCGACGACGCTGCGAAGGGTGGAGGCCCGTAcgagggaagcggcgggggtagcggtggtggTAGCGGCGGTGGTAACAGCGCGGACAGCAGTGCCTCCCGGAACGTTATGAATGGAGGCGTCGCCCCCCGTTATTATTAA
- a CDS encoding hypothetical protein, conserved (encoded by transcript PVX_098915A) → MEIIAEKPKVKFNFASEEYKNCDSSDYSECAEDYGRPNGKDYFYANRILSLDRNSEQRRKESPSKRPGLCVDEICTCGFHRCPKIVKSLPFDGESNYRSEFGPKPLPELPPRQEAKLTRSLPFEGESNYRSEFGPKPLPELPPRVEQKPPKSLPFDGESNYRSEFGPKPLPELPPRVEQKPPKSLPFDGESNYRSEFGPKPLPELPPRVEQKPPKSLPFEGESNYRSEFGPKPLPELPPRVEQKPPKSLPFEGESNYRSEFGPKALPELPPRVEQKPPKSLPFEGESNYRSEFGPKPLPALPPRVETKLVKSLPFEGESNYRSEFGPKPLPELPPRVEQKPPKSLPFEGESNYRSEFGPKPLPALPPRVVTKLVKSLPFEGESNYRSEFGPKPLPEIPPRVEQKPPKSLPFEGESNYRSEFGPKPLPELPPRVEQKPPKSLPFEGESNYRSEFGPKQLPELPPRQEAKLTRSLPFEGESSYRSEYVRKAIPICPVNLLPKYPAPTYPSEHVFWDSACKRWY, encoded by the coding sequence ATGGAAATAATTGCAGAGAAACCCAAAGTGAAATTTAATTTCGCGTCTGAGGAATACAAAAACTGTGACAGTTCTGATTACTCAGAGTGTGCGGAAGACTATGGCAGACCAAATGGGAAGGACTATTTTTATGCTAATAGAATTTTGTCTTTGGATAGGAACAGTGAACAGAGGAGGAAGGAATCCCCCAGTAAGCGACCAGGGTTATGTGTAGATGAAATTTGCACGTGCGGCTTTCACAGATGTCCCAAAATAGTAAAGTCATTACCATTCGATGGGGAAAGTAATTATCGAAGCGAGTTTGGTCCCAAGCCGCTGCCGGAGCTACCGCCTAGGCAAGAAGCTAAGTTGACGAGGTCACTGCCATTCGAGGGAGAAAGCAACTATAGAAGTGAGTTTGGCCCAAAGCCTCTACCTGAGCTACCCCCAAGAGTTGAACAGAAGCCTCCCAAATCGCTTCCTTTCGATGGGGAGAGTAACTACCGGAGTGAATTTGGCCCTAAGCCTCTACCTGAGCTACCCCCAAGAGTTGAACAGAAGCCTCCCAAATCGCTTCCTTTCGATGGGGAGAGTAACTACCGGAGTGAATTTGGCCCTAAGCCTCTACCTGAGCTACCCCCAAGAGTTGAGCAAAAGCCTCCCAAATCGTTGCCATTCGAGGGAGAAAGCAACTATAGAAGTGAGTTTGGACCTAAGCCTCTACCTGAGCTACCCCCACGCGTTGAACAGAAGCCTCCCAAATCGCTTCCTTTCGAAGGGGAGAGTAACTACCGAAGCGAGTTTGGGCCCAAAGCGCTGCCGGAACTACCTCCAAGAGTTGAACAGAAGCCTCCCAAATCGCTTCCCTTCGAAGGGGAGAGCAACTACCGGAGCGAGTTTGGCCCAAAGCCTCTGCCCGCATTACCCCCCAGGGTAGAAACCAAATTGGTGAAGTCGCTTCCGTTCGAGGGCGAAAGCAACTATAGGAGCGAGTTTGGGCCCAAACCACTGCCGGAACTACCTCCAAGGGTTGAACAGAAGCCCCCCAAATCGTTGCCATTCGAAGGGGAGAGCAATTACAGAAGCGAGTTTGGGCCAAAACCGCTGCCCGCATTACCCCCCAGGGTAGTAACCAAGTTGGTGAAGTCGCTTCCTTTCGAAGGGGAGAGCAATTACCGGAGCGAGTTTGGGCCAAAGCCTCTACCTGAGATTCCCCCACGGGTTGAACAGAAGCCTCCCAAATCGCTTCCCTTCGAAGGGGAGAGCAATTACCGGAGCGAGTTTGGGCCAAAGCCTCTACCTGAGCTTCCCCCACGCGTTGAACAAAAGCCTCCTAAATCGCTTCCGTTCGAAGGGGAGAGCAATTATCGAAGCGAGTTTGGACCGAAGCAGCTTCCAGAACTACCGCCTAGACAGGAAGCGAAGTTGACAAGGTCGCTACCATTTGAAGGGGAAAGCAGCTACAGAAGTGAGTACGTACGGAAGGCTATTCCTATCTGCCCAGTTAATCTGTTGCCCAAATATCCAGCCCCGACCTACCCGTCCGAGCATGTGTTTTGGGACTCCGCGTGCAAAAGGTGGTATTAG